In Arsenophonus sp. aPb, one DNA window encodes the following:
- a CDS encoding diacylglycerol kinase — MANQTTGLARIIKATGYSLKGLKSAWKSEAAFRQEAIMVVIAIIVAFFLDVQWIERLLLISSVVLIVIVELLNSAIEAVVDRIGTELHELSGKAKDIGSAAVFVSIWLAIFIWAVVIGNHYFVSQL, encoded by the coding sequence ATGGCAAACCAAACAACGGGACTAGCCCGAATTATTAAAGCAACAGGTTATTCGCTGAAAGGGTTAAAATCAGCTTGGAAGAGTGAAGCGGCTTTTAGACAAGAAGCAATTATGGTGGTTATCGCCATTATTGTGGCTTTTTTCCTTGATGTGCAATGGATTGAACGGTTATTACTTATAAGTTCAGTAGTATTAATAGTCATTGTTGAATTATTAAATAGTGCGATTGAAGCAGTGGTTGATAGGATTGGTACAGAATTACATGAACTTTCTGGTAAAGCAAAAGATATAGGCTCAGCGGCTGTTTTTGTTTCAATTTGGTTAGCTATTTTTATTTGGGCAGTTGTGATTGGTAATCATTATTTCGTGAGCCAGTTATAA
- the zur gene encoding zinc uptake transcriptional repressor Zur produces the protein MTKQDQEKILSQAKKICQARNVRLTPQREEVLRLIAAQPCAISAYDLLDLLRISEPQAKPPTIYRGLEFLLEQGFIHKIESTNSYVICHHFEDPKHTSVMLICDSCGSVAESNGQTVETAIIKLAKQTGFQLSHTVVESHGLCSPCYKIEKKSC, from the coding sequence ATGACAAAGCAAGATCAGGAAAAAATATTGTCCCAAGCAAAGAAAATATGTCAAGCGCGTAATGTACGTTTAACGCCACAAAGAGAAGAGGTATTGCGCCTTATAGCAGCCCAACCTTGTGCTATTAGTGCTTATGATTTGCTGGACCTACTTAGAATTTCTGAACCTCAAGCTAAACCACCCACCATTTATCGTGGCCTAGAATTTCTCTTAGAACAAGGATTTATTCACAAAATAGAATCAACAAATAGCTATGTTATTTGTCATCATTTTGAGGATCCTAAACATACTTCAGTTATGTTAATTTGTGACAGTTGCGGCAGTGTTGCCGAAAGTAATGGTCAGACAGTAGAAACCGCTATTATAAAATTAGCCAAACAGACTGGTTTCCAGTTATCCCATACCGTTGTTGAAAGCCATGGGCTATGCTCACCTTGCTACAAAATCGAGAAAAAATCGTGTTAA
- a CDS encoding helix-turn-helix transcriptional regulator, which produces MSININIGKMIKFKRKEKGLSGELLAKKIGVSQQQLSRYERGVNDIKVNTLYSITQALNIPIDSFFAELIENESKMKQSNAQFDEFSLLAESIILE; this is translated from the coding sequence ATGAGTATCAATATAAATATAGGTAAGATGATTAAATTTAAACGAAAAGAAAAAGGATTATCTGGAGAATTATTAGCTAAAAAAATCGGGGTTAGCCAACAACAGCTCTCACGTTATGAACGTGGTGTCAATGACATTAAAGTAAATACATTATATTCAATTACTCAAGCGTTAAATATACCAATTGATTCATTTTTTGCTGAGCTAATAGAAAACGAATCAAAAATGAAGCAGAGCAATGCTCAATTTGATGAATTTTCCTTGTTAGCAGAAAGTATTATTTTAGAATAA
- a CDS encoding molecular chaperone, whose translation MSNILTSFIAIIILFFTSLMPYGHASVVMTGTRIIYYEGMKDKTIQLSNNDNHPNVIQVWLENSNKNSSNEMTETPFIVNPQIFRIEAKSGQIIRLMSVDNKLPKDRESLFYFNFSQVPAFNEQQHQANKLVLLFNTRVKIFYRPKNLSDDINQLADKLIFKQSNEQIVVENPTGYYAVVHSAILIANGQSFKLADSIMLSPKTTTQWKLPRAINRNAKNIIRLTLLNDYGVDVVTELPLSAQ comes from the coding sequence ATGAGTAATATATTAACTTCATTTATTGCTATTATCATATTGTTTTTTACTAGTTTAATGCCTTATGGCCATGCTAGTGTGGTAATGACAGGAACGCGTATTATTTATTATGAAGGAATGAAAGATAAAACCATACAATTATCTAATAATGATAATCATCCGAATGTTATTCAAGTTTGGTTGGAGAATAGTAATAAGAATTCAAGCAATGAAATGACAGAGACGCCTTTTATTGTTAATCCGCAAATTTTTCGGATAGAAGCTAAATCAGGACAAATAATACGACTAATGTCTGTAGATAATAAACTTCCTAAAGATAGAGAGTCCCTTTTCTATTTTAATTTTAGTCAGGTTCCAGCTTTTAATGAGCAACAGCATCAGGCTAATAAATTAGTATTATTATTTAATACACGAGTAAAAATTTTTTATCGGCCTAAAAACTTGTCAGATGATATAAATCAACTGGCGGATAAACTGATATTTAAACAGAGTAATGAGCAAATAGTTGTTGAAAACCCTACTGGGTATTATGCCGTTGTTCATTCTGCGATATTAATTGCTAATGGCCAGTCATTTAAATTAGCTGATTCTATTATGTTATCACCTAAAACAACCACACAATGGAAATTACCAAGAGCCATAAACCGTAACGCAAAAAATATTATACGCCTTACTCTATTAAACGATTATGGTGTGGATGTTGTTACTGAATTACCTTTATCAGCTCAATAA
- a CDS encoding protein bax gives MPSRTMRTNAVFAFLMLLLSTSFSYSSTSTSLSLNEYYHKPVQTKELTRLPDMRKYPSGAARKKAFLKAIVPIIEKYNYKIMQDRQWLLSKRYNKSWNAADKQRLNQICTSYNIQCSSPASLNWNNLLSRVDIIPTHFVVTQAATESGWGASGLAQKNNNLFGMKCGRKCTYSKGTIKGYAVYSSVDASVNAYLRNLNTNNAYQLLRNSRAQQRRTQNSLNTSVLIDHLKNYSQLGREYNRYLQQMFSSNEELITQVQQNMPKHI, from the coding sequence ATGCCCTCTCGAACGATGAGGACTAACGCCGTCTTCGCTTTCTTGATGTTATTGTTATCAACTAGTTTTAGTTATTCATCAACCAGTACGAGTTTGTCTCTAAATGAGTATTATCACAAACCTGTGCAGACAAAAGAACTAACCCGTCTGCCTGACATGCGAAAATATCCATCAGGAGCGGCTCGCAAGAAAGCGTTTTTAAAAGCAATTGTCCCAATAATTGAAAAATATAACTACAAGATCATGCAAGATCGCCAGTGGTTATTATCCAAGCGTTACAATAAAAGTTGGAACGCCGCTGATAAACAACGACTAAATCAGATTTGCACCAGTTACAATATACAATGCAGTTCACCTGCTAGCTTAAACTGGAACAATCTACTAAGTCGTGTGGATATTATTCCTACCCATTTTGTTGTTACCCAAGCAGCAACAGAATCAGGTTGGGGAGCTTCTGGCTTAGCACAGAAAAATAATAACTTGTTTGGCATGAAATGCGGTCGTAAGTGTACCTATAGCAAAGGTACCATCAAAGGCTATGCGGTATATTCATCTGTAGATGCATCTGTCAATGCATACTTAAGAAATTTAAATACCAATAACGCATATCAATTATTACGCAATTCACGCGCACAGCAACGTAGAACTCAGAATTCATTAAATACCAGTGTATTAATTGATCATCTGAAAAATTACTCACAACTTGGAAGAGAATATAATCGTTATTTACAACAGATGTTCTCAAGTAACGAAGAATTAATCACCCAAGTTCAACAGAATATGCCAAAGCATATTTGA
- a CDS encoding DUF1460 domain-containing protein, with product MLKSIVLFLTLILSSHTVAYNIEIDKKTEQELDKIISTKVIPSQHAGRSNLLNEISASFLDTPYKANTLIGSPIIPEELVVNFNGVDCFTLLDYIQAISHSTNKQTFLENLKKTRYIDSNVSYLKRKHFFSDWFANSPQNANDITNKISDNYITVTKHLNLKSDGSKFIPNLNIIERKINYIPSDRVNSHTLQKLETGDYIGIYSKLDGLDVSHVGMVIKKGNQIYYRNASSLAKNMKVVDIPLLDYIRSRPGIIVLRSI from the coding sequence ATGCTCAAATCCATAGTTTTGTTCTTAACTTTAATTTTATCCAGCCACACTGTAGCCTATAACATAGAAATTGATAAAAAAACGGAACAAGAATTGGATAAAATAATCTCGACCAAAGTTATTCCTAGTCAACATGCTGGAAGAAGCAATCTATTAAATGAAATATCAGCATCTTTCCTAGATACGCCTTATAAGGCTAATACACTTATTGGCTCACCTATTATACCAGAAGAGCTCGTTGTCAATTTCAATGGTGTTGATTGTTTCACTTTACTTGATTACATACAAGCCATTAGTCACTCAACCAACAAACAAACATTTTTAGAAAATCTGAAAAAAACACGCTATATAGATAGCAATGTTAGTTACTTAAAAAGAAAGCATTTCTTCTCTGATTGGTTTGCTAATTCTCCACAAAATGCCAATGATATTACGAATAAAATAAGTGATAACTATATCACCGTAACCAAACATCTCAATCTTAAATCCGATGGGAGCAAATTTATTCCTAATTTAAACATCATCGAGCGCAAAATTAATTATATTCCATCAGACAGAGTAAACTCACACACATTACAAAAATTAGAAACTGGAGATTACATAGGAATTTATTCAAAGCTGGATGGCTTAGATGTTTCTCATGTCGGCATGGTTATTAAAAAAGGAAACCAAATTTATTATCGGAATGCATCATCTCTCGCAAAAAATATGAAAGTTGTTGATATACCTTTACTCGATTATATTCGCTCACGACCAGGCATTATTGTTTTGCGTTCCATTTAG
- the lexA gene encoding transcriptional repressor LexA produces the protein MKELTLRQQQVYDLVREHISQTGMPPTRAEIASSLGFRSPNAAEEHLKALARKGVIEIVSGASRGIRLLQEENEDEGLPLIGRVAAGEPLLAQEHIESHYRIDATIFRPSADFLLRVNGMSMKNIGIIDGDLLAVHKTQQVHNGQIVVARIDDEVTVKRFKQAGSKVELIAENPEFEPIIVDLRTQNLTIEGLAVGIIRNSDLF, from the coding sequence ATGAAAGAATTAACGTTGAGGCAGCAGCAGGTCTATGATCTGGTGCGTGAACACATTTCGCAAACGGGTATGCCTCCCACACGCGCTGAGATTGCTTCAAGTTTAGGTTTTCGTTCACCAAATGCAGCAGAGGAACATTTAAAGGCATTGGCGCGTAAAGGCGTTATTGAAATTGTTTCTGGTGCTTCTCGCGGTATCCGGCTACTACAAGAAGAAAATGAGGATGAAGGATTACCACTTATAGGTCGGGTTGCGGCGGGAGAGCCATTACTTGCCCAAGAGCATATCGAAAGCCACTATCGGATTGATGCCACTATTTTTAGACCTAGTGCTGATTTTTTATTACGTGTTAATGGTATGTCCATGAAAAACATTGGAATTATCGATGGTGATTTACTCGCTGTACATAAAACACAGCAGGTACATAATGGGCAAATTGTTGTTGCACGTATTGATGATGAAGTGACGGTTAAACGCTTTAAGCAAGCGGGTAGTAAAGTCGAATTAATTGCTGAAAATCCTGAATTTGAGCCAATTATTGTGGATTTGCGGACACAAAACTTAACTATTGAAGGGCTTGCTGTTGGTATTATTCGTAATAGTGATTTATTTTAA
- the plsB gene encoding glycerol-3-phosphate 1-O-acyltransferase PlsB, with protein sequence MSFWRKIYYNLLDLPMKLLVKSKLIPADPIKELRLDTTRPFLYVLPYHSKTDLLTLRQQCCSIGLPDPLDPIEIDEIKLPAYVFIDDGPRVFRYYSPDPRKDSVKTFTAYLDLHCHNPELNIQMLPVSVMFGRAPGREGHSPAPPLRLLNGIQKFFAVIWLGRDSFVRFSPTVSLRQMAREYGTDKIIANKLARVARIHYSRQRLAAVGPKLPVRHDLFNKLLTSKAIEKAVEDEVKAKKISLEKAKHNAIAMMEEIAANFSYEAIRITDRVLSWTWNRLYQGINVQHAERVRQLAQDGHEIVYIPSHRSHMDYLLLSYVLYHQGLVPPHIAAGINLNFWPAGPIFRHLGAFFIRRSFKGNKLYSTIFREYLSELFARGYSIEYFVEGGRSRTGRLLEPKTGTLSMTLQAMLRGDSRPITIVPIYIGYEHVLEVATYAKELKGAAKEKEGFFSMLKGLRKLRNLGQGYVNFGQPIALTQYLHKHVPEWRQSIDAIEPQRPTWLNSTVTRLAYKIMVRINNAAAANAVNLCSTVLLASRQRALTREQLIEQIECYLQLLRNVPYSDDSTTPNKTAEQLLEDALELDKFEVEHDSMGDIVVLPRENAVLMTYYRNNIMHLLVLPSLVANIVLHNENVQRQEIGYQVALIYPFLKAELFMRYSMEELPESIDILLDELARQQLILLTAEGFVTINPARIRPLQLLAAGIKETLQRYAITLSLLSTIPEISRGILEKESRILAQRLSVLHGINAPEFFDKAVFSTLVNTLKQEGYINREGDAIISANVQRLYRIIAKLISPEVCLTIEGVKHVTHEPLPE encoded by the coding sequence ATGTCATTTTGGCGTAAAATTTACTATAATCTATTAGATTTACCAATGAAATTATTGGTAAAAAGTAAACTCATACCAGCAGATCCAATTAAAGAATTGCGTCTTGATACGACACGTCCTTTTCTATATGTATTACCTTATCATTCTAAAACGGACTTATTGACGTTACGTCAACAATGCTGTTCTATTGGCTTACCTGATCCACTCGATCCGATTGAAATAGACGAAATTAAATTACCTGCTTATGTCTTTATTGATGATGGCCCACGTGTCTTTCGTTATTATTCGCCAGATCCACGTAAAGATTCAGTAAAAACATTTACGGCTTATCTTGATCTTCATTGCCATAATCCCGAACTAAACATTCAGATGCTACCCGTATCAGTGATGTTCGGTCGAGCGCCTGGTCGAGAAGGCCACTCCCCAGCACCACCATTACGTCTACTTAATGGTATTCAAAAATTCTTTGCCGTTATCTGGTTAGGACGTGACAGTTTTGTTCGTTTTTCACCTACTGTCTCTTTACGCCAAATGGCTAGGGAATATGGTACGGATAAAATTATTGCCAACAAACTTGCTCGGGTCGCCCGCATTCACTATTCACGGCAACGATTAGCAGCAGTTGGCCCCAAACTCCCTGTTCGCCACGATCTATTCAATAAGCTGTTAACTTCAAAAGCGATTGAAAAAGCAGTTGAAGATGAAGTAAAAGCAAAAAAAATCTCACTTGAGAAGGCAAAACATAATGCGATTGCCATGATGGAAGAAATTGCCGCTAATTTTTCCTATGAAGCGATCCGTATTACTGATCGCGTACTGAGTTGGACATGGAATAGACTCTATCAAGGAATTAATGTACAACATGCCGAGCGTGTACGCCAATTAGCGCAAGATGGCCATGAAATTGTCTATATTCCTTCTCATCGTAGTCACATGGATTACCTATTACTTTCTTACGTACTTTATCATCAAGGTTTAGTTCCTCCTCATATTGCCGCAGGTATCAATCTTAATTTCTGGCCTGCTGGTCCAATTTTTCGTCACTTAGGTGCTTTTTTCATTCGCCGCTCTTTCAAAGGTAATAAACTTTACTCCACCATATTTCGCGAGTATCTCAGTGAACTGTTTGCACGTGGTTATTCAATTGAATATTTTGTTGAAGGCGGCCGCTCTCGCACAGGCCGACTACTGGAACCAAAGACTGGCACGCTGTCAATGACCCTACAAGCAATGCTAAGAGGTGATTCCCGTCCAATTACAATTGTCCCTATTTACATCGGTTATGAGCATGTATTGGAAGTTGCTACTTATGCTAAGGAACTAAAAGGTGCAGCAAAAGAGAAAGAAGGGTTTTTCTCAATGTTAAAAGGTCTACGTAAATTGCGTAACCTAGGACAAGGCTATGTTAATTTTGGTCAACCGATTGCACTAACACAATATTTACATAAACATGTTCCCGAATGGCGTCAATCTATCGACGCCATTGAACCCCAACGTCCAACATGGCTAAATTCAACCGTGACTCGGCTAGCTTATAAAATCATGGTTAGAATTAACAACGCCGCTGCCGCTAATGCAGTCAATTTATGTTCAACGGTTTTATTAGCCTCACGCCAGCGTGCATTAACCCGAGAACAACTGATTGAACAAATAGAATGTTACCTTCAACTATTAAGGAATGTGCCTTATAGTGATGATAGCACAACACCTAATAAAACTGCCGAGCAGTTGTTAGAAGACGCATTGGAATTGGATAAGTTTGAAGTTGAGCATGACAGTATGGGCGATATTGTCGTATTACCACGTGAAAATGCAGTATTGATGACTTATTATCGAAATAATATTATGCATTTATTGGTTTTACCTTCTTTGGTAGCCAATATCGTATTACATAATGAAAATGTTCAACGTCAGGAAATTGGTTATCAAGTTGCACTTATCTATCCATTCCTAAAAGCAGAACTCTTCATGCGATATAGCATGGAAGAATTGCCTGAATCGATCGATATTCTGTTGGATGAATTGGCACGTCAGCAACTAATACTATTAACAGCAGAAGGTTTTGTAACTATCAATCCTGCTCGTATTCGCCCTCTCCAGCTTTTAGCTGCTGGTATTAAAGAAACGCTACAGCGCTATGCAATTACACTTTCTCTACTTAGTACAATCCCTGAAATTAGTCGAGGAATACTAGAAAAAGAGAGCCGTATTCTCGCTCAACGTCTATCTGTACTGCATGGTATCAACGCACCCGAATTCTTTGATAAAGCAGTTTTCTCCACTTTGGTAAATACATTAAAACAAGAAGGTTATATTAATAGAGAAGGCGATGCGATTATCAGCGCGAATGTACAACGACTTTATCGAATTATCGCTAAGTTAATATCTCCTGAGGTTTGTTTAACCATTGAAGGAGTCAAACACGTTACTCATGAGCCATTGCCTGAATAA
- the gntU gene encoding gluconate transporter, whose protein sequence is MNTPIPETLNMLMLTLTASGAVFLLLFLVMYARLHAFIALMVVSILAGLFSGMPVKKIIETMQEGMAGTLGFLAIVVALGAMFGRILHETGALEQIAIKLITCFGEKRTNLAIGITGLICALPLFFDVAIVLLIGIVFTITNRLGGNVVKTAIPLFAGVAAAAAFLLPGPTPMLVASQMNADFGWMILIGICAAIPAMLIAGPLFGNLISQHVFIALPENYQGNENRKGKMPSFMFSLLIVLFPLALVGLKTLSNYFLVKDSIAEQWLEFIGHPFIALLLACLLAIYGLGFRYGMNREKVMEICSAAIQPAGIILLITGAGGVFKQILVNSGVGPVLGNALMNTGLPIALACFVLAGAVRIIQGSATVACLTTIGLILPVISEFGYSGAQLAALAVCISGGSVVLSHVNDSGFWLFSKFTGATEAQTLKTWTLMETILGTVGAIVGMLFFVFL, encoded by the coding sequence ATGAACACGCCTATACCTGAAACATTAAATATGCTGATGTTGACATTGACTGCATCAGGCGCTGTCTTTTTATTGTTGTTTCTGGTTATGTATGCAAGATTACATGCTTTCATTGCATTGATGGTGGTTTCTATTTTAGCGGGACTGTTTTCTGGCATGCCAGTTAAAAAAATTATAGAAACAATGCAGGAAGGTATGGCAGGAACATTAGGATTCTTGGCAATTGTCGTGGCTTTGGGCGCAATGTTTGGACGAATACTCCATGAAACGGGCGCATTAGAGCAAATCGCGATCAAATTAATTACTTGTTTTGGTGAAAAACGAACTAATTTAGCCATTGGTATTACAGGTTTGATTTGTGCATTGCCACTTTTTTTTGATGTCGCAATCGTATTATTAATTGGTATTGTTTTCACCATTACTAACCGTTTAGGGGGCAATGTTGTTAAAACAGCTATCCCACTTTTTGCCGGTGTAGCTGCTGCTGCTGCATTTTTACTTCCGGGCCCAACGCCAATGTTAGTTGCATCTCAGATGAATGCTGATTTTGGTTGGATGATTTTGATTGGCATATGCGCAGCTATTCCTGCAATGCTTATCGCCGGGCCATTATTTGGTAATCTTATTAGCCAGCATGTTTTTATTGCGTTACCTGAAAACTATCAAGGTAATGAGAACAGAAAAGGCAAAATGCCGAGTTTTATGTTCAGCTTATTAATCGTACTATTTCCTTTAGCGTTGGTAGGATTGAAAACATTAAGTAATTATTTTTTGGTTAAAGATTCTATTGCAGAGCAATGGTTAGAATTTATTGGCCACCCATTTATAGCATTGCTGTTAGCTTGTTTATTGGCTATCTACGGGTTAGGGTTTCGCTATGGTATGAATAGAGAAAAAGTGATGGAGATCTGCTCAGCAGCGATTCAACCGGCAGGAATTATTTTACTCATTACAGGCGCCGGGGGCGTTTTTAAGCAAATTTTAGTAAATTCAGGTGTTGGGCCAGTATTAGGTAATGCGTTAATGAATACAGGTTTACCAATCGCATTGGCATGTTTTGTCTTAGCGGGTGCTGTACGTATTATTCAAGGTTCAGCGACAGTAGCTTGTTTAACAACTATTGGACTTATATTACCCGTTATTAGTGAGTTTGGCTATTCTGGCGCTCAATTAGCCGCTTTGGCAGTTTGTATTTCTGGCGGATCAGTTGTATTAAGTCACGTAAATGACTCTGGATTTTGGTTATTTAGTAAATTTACTGGTGCTACTGAGGCACAAACATTAAAAACTTGGACTTTAATGGAAACCATTTTAGGGACAGTTGGTGCGATTGTAGGGATGCTATTTTTTGTTTTTCTTTGA
- a CDS encoding fimbrial protein encodes MKFPLVLLVISVIPVAANAAPTITFQGEVSAQTCETEVNKETNSIVLLPNVSVTQLSSSGSTAGLTPFTVTIKNCTAPTSGNIDIKTKFLGHNVTTAGNLANLVTSADNGAENVAIQITTNESGTTPVVLNGVTSVPGLVLKKDETTASHTFGVQYISENGNAKAGQVKAMVEYTVGYL; translated from the coding sequence ATGAAATTCCCATTAGTACTGTTAGTTATTAGTGTTATTCCTGTTGCTGCTAATGCTGCTCCGACAATCACTTTCCAGGGAGAGGTAAGTGCACAAACATGTGAAACCGAAGTTAATAAAGAGACTAATTCAATAGTTCTTTTACCTAACGTTTCTGTTACTCAGCTATCTAGCTCAGGTAGCACTGCTGGCTTAACACCATTTACAGTGACAATAAAAAATTGTACTGCACCAACTAGTGGTAATATTGATATTAAAACAAAATTTTTAGGGCACAATGTAACCACTGCGGGTAATTTAGCGAATTTGGTAACTTCTGCTGATAATGGGGCAGAAAATGTTGCAATTCAGATTACTACCAATGAAAGTGGAACAACGCCGGTGGTATTAAATGGTGTGACTAGTGTTCCAGGTTTAGTGCTTAAAAAAGATGAAACTACAGCTTCTCATACATTTGGAGTGCAATATATTTCTGAAAATGGTAACGCAAAGGCCGGCCAGGTAAAAGCCATGGTTGAATATACAGTAGGTTATTTATAA
- the gntK gene encoding gluconokinase, translated as MSDTKKIHHVFILMGVSGSGKSAVASGIAQKTGAAFLDGDFLHPRANIKKMSDGHALNDSDRLPWLKALSDAIFAMQRTNSVSLIVCSALKRKYRDILRNGNQHLSFLYLEGDFQLIEGRLKKRKNHFFKPNMLVSQFDTLEVPSNDEKDVYVIDIKPPLIEVIDNTVKLIDEIITKENR; from the coding sequence ATGAGTGATACCAAAAAAATACACCATGTTTTTATACTTATGGGGGTATCTGGTAGTGGTAAATCTGCAGTTGCGAGTGGGATCGCTCAGAAAACAGGAGCAGCGTTTTTAGATGGTGATTTTTTGCATCCTCGCGCCAATATTAAAAAGATGTCGGATGGCCATGCTTTGAATGATTCTGATCGACTGCCTTGGCTTAAGGCATTGAGTGATGCTATTTTTGCTATGCAAAGAACAAATAGTGTTTCTTTAATTGTTTGTTCCGCTTTGAAAAGAAAATATCGAGATATTTTAAGAAACGGAAACCAACATCTGTCATTTCTTTATCTTGAAGGAGACTTTCAGTTAATAGAAGGCCGATTAAAAAAGCGTAAAAATCATTTTTTCAAACCAAATATGTTAGTCTCTCAGTTTGACACTTTAGAAGTACCTAGTAATGATGAAAAAGATGTGTATGTCATCGATATTAAGCCACCATTAATTGAGGTTATTGATAATACAGTAAAATTAATTGATGAAATTATTACTAAGGAAAATAGATGA
- a CDS encoding DUF4056 domain-containing protein, with translation MKLFIQIISFCIFLISCKENTTTSITIQPVLKTETDEEAHRVWPVMQSITPPQGLRPCCAFGYNLKVKLWQIPIPFYRIDNIVEANKLGEHHYNDSFWGTLTALSGLSKEKLGLIYTEKGGFIDIAHVKDTADYTLYLFTEIFAHLGENYQIELDDELAARKIQLFTSKQLTSYIERYTLSAYLAAELAFELAAWHEIAQSYGYESVPGFSEGISAFSPEDLYSNLLGARIALTLILQGQASSVSQFSAGMAKTLPLALKELGAYAKNETQQMFDQVDSLWWNSKMHVPEKFLLLKRDYETSSTRMPVIPPKNIQYGHKLSLPQNYKHYKLAQFAQLQLWPTKFSTVLPAKNGYWTREDFPQIAKFTEIRDNLELEQQ, from the coding sequence TTGAAATTATTTATTCAGATCATCAGTTTTTGCATTTTCTTAATCAGTTGTAAAGAAAATACGACAACTTCAATAACCATACAGCCAGTACTCAAAACAGAAACTGACGAAGAAGCACACAGGGTTTGGCCTGTTATGCAATCAATAACACCACCGCAAGGCTTAAGACCTTGTTGTGCTTTTGGCTATAACCTCAAAGTTAAACTGTGGCAAATACCAATCCCTTTCTATCGAATTGATAATATTGTTGAAGCAAACAAACTAGGTGAACATCATTACAATGATAGCTTTTGGGGAACTTTGACTGCACTTAGCGGACTTAGTAAAGAAAAATTAGGCCTTATTTATACTGAAAAAGGAGGTTTTATTGACATTGCCCATGTAAAAGATACCGCAGATTATACCCTATATCTTTTTACTGAAATTTTTGCTCATCTGGGAGAAAATTATCAAATTGAACTGGATGATGAATTAGCTGCCAGAAAAATACAACTTTTTACGTCTAAACAATTAACCTCCTATATTGAACGTTATACATTAAGTGCTTATCTCGCTGCTGAATTAGCGTTTGAATTAGCTGCCTGGCATGAAATTGCTCAAAGTTATGGCTATGAATCGGTACCTGGTTTTTCTGAAGGCATTTCCGCTTTTTCACCTGAAGATCTCTATTCCAACCTGTTAGGTGCTCGTATTGCCTTGACACTGATTTTACAAGGTCAAGCAAGTTCAGTTTCACAATTTAGTGCTGGCATGGCTAAAACATTACCATTAGCATTAAAAGAATTAGGTGCATACGCTAAAAACGAAACTCAACAAATGTTCGATCAAGTCGATAGTTTATGGTGGAATAGCAAAATGCATGTCCCTGAAAAATTTTTGCTCCTGAAACGAGATTATGAAACCAGTAGTACTCGTATGCCAGTTATACCACCAAAAAATATCCAATACGGGCACAAACTGTCACTTCCTCAGAATTATAAGCACTATAAGTTAGCCCAATTTGCGCAACTACAATTGTGGCCAACAAAATTTTCTACTGTATTACCCGCTAAAAATGGTTATTGGACGCGTGAAGATTTTCCACAAATAGCGAAATTTACTGAAATTCGCGATAATTTGGAATTAGAGCAGCAATAA